A region from the Vicia villosa cultivar HV-30 ecotype Madison, WI linkage group LG3, Vvil1.0, whole genome shotgun sequence genome encodes:
- the LOC131657632 gene encoding early nodulin-like protein 20: MEFGRKITICLFMMIIMWCYAIEGREPVLHRVGGGRYTWRPNVSFTNWTSYEHFYQDDWLYFGFDRNVHNVLEVNKTNYENCIETDFIKNVTRGGRDVVQLLEMRSYYYICGRGFCNNGMKVEINIEPDLPLSPTIFSQASSTAKMNVLFSVIGLAWIFI, encoded by the exons ATGGAATTCGGTAGAAAAATAACAATATGCTTGTTCATGATGATCATAATGTGGTGTTACGCAATCGAAGGTAGAGAACCTGTGTTGCATAGGGTTGGAGGTGGAAGGTATACTTGGCGACCAAACGTTAGCTTCACAAATTGGACAAGTTATGAGCATTTCTACCAGGATGATTGGCTAT ATTTTGGATTTGATAGGAATGTTCATAATGTTCTTGAGGTGAACAAAACAAACTATGAGAATTGTATTGAAACGGATTTCATAAAGAATGTTACAAGAGGAGGAAGAGATGTTGTCCAACTGCTGGAGATGAGGTCGTATTACTATATATGTGGGAGAGGTTTTTGCAACAATGGAATGAAGGTTGAAATAAATATTGAACCAGATCTACCACTTTCTCCAACCATTTTCAGCCAGGCTTCTTCTACAGCAAAAATGAATGTTTTGTTTTCTGTCATAGGTTTAGCTTGGATCTTCATATAA
- the LOC131660422 gene encoding bZIP transcription factor 11-like produces MASSSGTSSGYSTLPNSGSEEDLMLLMDQRKRKRMISNRESARRSRMRKQKHLDDLALQVSQLRNENQQILTSVNLTTQRFLAVESENSVLRAQLNELNNRFESLNEIINFMNVANGVFEPLDNSNNNNNYFNNPLNMAYLNQPIMASADMNMMHY; encoded by the coding sequence ATGGCTTCTTCAAGTGGAACATCATCAGGCTACTCAACGCTTCCAAACTCAGGTTCAGAGGAAGATTTGATGCTTCTAATggatcaaagaaaaagaaagagaatgatctccaatcgcgaatCGGCACGGCGATCTCGAATGAGGAAACAAAAACACTTGGATGATCTTGCACTTCAAGTGAGTCAGCTCAGGAATGAGAATCAACAGATTCTAACATCTGTGAATCTCACAACACAACGTTTCCTGGCTGTTGAATCTGAGAACTCGGTGCTTAGAGCTCAATTGAATGAACTCAACAACAGGTTTGAGTCTTTGAATGAGATCATCAACTTCATGAATGTTGCAAATGGTGTTTTTGAACCTCTTGATAAtagtaacaataacaacaactacttCAACAACCCTTTGAATATGGCTTACTTGAATCAACCAATCATGGCTTCTGCTGACATGAACATGATGCATTATTGA